The DNA window GCGATCGACAAGAGCTTCGGTCCGGTTCATGCCAACAGGAACATCAACCTGAAGGTTGAGCGGGGCTCCATCCACGGCATCATCGGCGAGAACGGGGCCGGCAAGTCAACGCTGATGTCGATCCTCTACGGCTTCTACAAGGCCGACAGTGGCGACATCCTCGTCGGCGGCAGGCAGGTTGCCATCAACGACAGCCAGGACGCGATCGCCGCCGGCATCGGCATGGTCCACCAGCACTTCATGCTGGTGGAGAATTTCACCGTCCTTGAAAACGTCATGCTCGGCGCCGAGGGCGGGGCCGTGCTCGCCAAGGGCACGGCGGCGGCGCGCAGGGGACTGAAGCGCCTCGAGGCCGACTACGCCCTCGAGGTCAATCCGGACGCCGTCATCGAGGAACTGCCCGTCGGCCTGCAGCAGCGGGTGGAGATTCTGAAGGCGCTCTTTCGCGGCGCCGACATCCTCATCCTCGACGAGCCGACCGGCGTTCTCACGCCCGCAGAGGCCGATCACCTGTTCCGCATCCTGAAAGTTCTGAAGGAACAGGGCAAGACGATCATCCTCATCACCCACAAGCTGCGCGAGATCATGGCGATCACCGACACGGTCTCGGTCATGCGGCGCGGCGAGATGGTGGCAACCCGCAAGACCGCCGAGACCACGGTGGAGGAACTCGCCGAACTGATGGTCGGTCGCCGCGTTCTCCTGCGTGTCGACAAGGGACCGGCGAAGCCCGGCGACGTGCTGCTCTCGGTCAAGAACCTCACCGTTCGCGACGGGCGCGGCGTGACGATGGTCGACAACGTCTCCTTCGACGTGCGCGCCGGCGAGATCGTCGGCATCGCGGGGGTGGCCGGCAACGGCCAGTCGGAATTGCTGGAAGCGATCGCCGGCATCCGCAAGGCATCCTCCGGCGAGGTGATCCTTCGCGGGGAACCGACGGGCGTTTGCTCGACGGCCGATCCCGCGGATCTGCGCGCCCGCAAGCTCGCCCACGTTCCCGAGGATCGCCATCACATGGGTCTCGTCCTGCCCTTCGAGGAGAACGAGAACGCGATCCTCGGCTACCACGGCGACGAAGCCCTGCTGCGCGGGCCGTTTCTCTCCATCGATGCGATGCGCAATGACGCGAACGACAAGATCGAGAAATACGATATCCGCCCACCGAACTGCCGCCTCAAGACGTCGAACTTTTCCGGCGGCAACCAGCAGAAGATCGTGCTTGCCCGCGAGATCGAGCGCGATCCGGATGTGCTGATCATCGGCCAGCCGACCCGCGGCGTCGACATCGGCGCCATCGAGTTCATCCACCGCCGCATCGTCGAGATGCGCGATGCGGGCAAGGCAATCCTGCTGGTCTCGGTGGAGCTTGACGAGATCCGTGCGCTCTCGGATCGCATTCTGGTGATGTTCGCCGGCCGTGTCGTCGGCGAGGAAGCGCCAGATGCCACGGAACAGGCGCTGGGTCTGATGATGGCCGGCATCGGGGCGCGCGAGGAGGAGCCGGCATGAGTGCATCGTCAAGGCAGCTTCCGCCCTTCGCCAACTATGTCCTGATGCCGCTGCTCAACCTGATCGTGGCTTTCCTAATTTCCGGGCTTGTCGTGCTCTTTATCGGCGAGAGCCCGTGGGAAGTGACGAAGACGATGATCGAGGGTGCGCTCGGGCGCGGCGAGGGCATCGGCTACACGCTCTTCTACGCCACCAACTTCATCTTCACCGGGCTCTCGGTCGCGGTCGCCTTTCACTGCGGTCTCTTCAATATCGGTTCGGAAGGCCAGGCCTATGTCGGCGGCCTCGGCGCAGCGCTCGTGGCGCTCACCTTCGACAGCATCCTGCCCTGGTATCTGACCATGCCGATCGCGATCCTGTCCGCAGGTCTCTTCGGCGCGGCCTGGGCCTTCATTCCTGCCTGGTTGCAGGCCAAACGCGGCAGCCACATCGTCATCACGACGATCATGTTCAACTTCATCGCCGCCGCGCTGATGGTCTATCTGCTCGTCAACGTGCTGCGGGTACCGGGGCGCATGTCGCCGGAAACCCGCACTTTCCTCGAAGGTGGCCAGCTTCCGAAGCTCGGCTGGCTGCTCGACCTCTTCGGCCTGCAGATCGGCGCGGCCCCCTTCAACGTCTCCTTCTTGATCGCGCTCGTCGCGGCGCTCTGCGTCTGGGCGCTGATCTGGCGCACGCGGCTCGGCTACGAGATCCGGGCGACCGGCATCAGCCCCACGGCCGCCATCTATGCCGGCATTCCCTATGTGCGGCTGGTCGTCATCTCGATGCTGATCTCCGGCGCGCTCGCCGGCATGATGGCCCTCAACGTCGTCATGGGCGACGCCCAGCGACTTCAGGTCGAGTTCGTCGGCGGCGCGGGCTTCGTCGGCATCGCCGTCTCGCTCATGGGCCGCTCGCATCCGGTCGGCATCATTCTCGCGGCGATCCTCTTCGGCGTCCTCTATCAGGGCGGCGCTGAGGTGGCCTTCTGGATTCCCACGATTTCACGCGACATGATCGTGGTGATCCAAGGTCTCGTCATCCTTTTCGCCGGCGCGCTGGAATATATGTTCCAGCCGCTCCTCCTGCGCCTCTTCACCCGGCCCTCACGGTCGGCGAAGCCGGCAACGGCCTGACGGGAGGCGCGACCCATGGACCTCTGGCAGTTCCTCTCCCTCGTCGCCGACTCGGTCCCCTCGGCCATCCGCCTGACGGTGCCGTTGCTCTTTGCCGCCCTTGCCGGCCTCTTCTCCGAGCGCTCGGGCATCTTCGATATCGGCCTTGAGGGCAAGATCCTGGCCTCGGCCTTTGCCGCCGCCTCGCTGGCCTATGTGACCGGATCGCCGTGGGCGGGGCTGATGGGCGGCATCGCCGTCTCGATCGCGCTCGCCCTCCTGCACGGCTTTGCCTCGATTACCAACCGCGGCAACCAGATCGTCTCCGGTGTTGCGATCAACTTCATCGCCTCGGGCCTCACCGCCACGCTGGCGATTGCCTGGTTCAAGAAGGGCCCGCAGACGCCGCAGCTTCCCGAATCCGCCCGCTTCGGCAACTGGACCTTCGCCGGTGTCGACCAACTCGACGCCATCCCCGGTCTCGGCTGGCTCTATCATTACGTTCTCTCCGGCCATAACGCGCTGACCTACATCGCCTTTCTCTGCGTGCCGCTGACCTGGTGGATCATCTATCGCACCCGCTTCGGCTTGCGGCTGCGGGCCGTCGGCGAGAACCCCGCTGCCGTGGACACAGCCGGTATCTCCGTCACCTGGCTGCGCTATCGCGCGCTCATCTGCGCCGGCATTCTGTGCGGATTTTCCGGCGCCTACCTCTCGATTGCCCAGTCGTCGAGCTTCGTGAAGGACATGTCGGCCGGCAAGGGCTATATCGCG is part of the Hartmannibacter diazotrophicus genome and encodes:
- a CDS encoding ABC transporter permease encodes the protein MSASSRQLPPFANYVLMPLLNLIVAFLISGLVVLFIGESPWEVTKTMIEGALGRGEGIGYTLFYATNFIFTGLSVAVAFHCGLFNIGSEGQAYVGGLGAALVALTFDSILPWYLTMPIAILSAGLFGAAWAFIPAWLQAKRGSHIVITTIMFNFIAAALMVYLLVNVLRVPGRMSPETRTFLEGGQLPKLGWLLDLFGLQIGAAPFNVSFLIALVAALCVWALIWRTRLGYEIRATGISPTAAIYAGIPYVRLVVISMLISGALAGMMALNVVMGDAQRLQVEFVGGAGFVGIAVSLMGRSHPVGIILAAILFGVLYQGGAEVAFWIPTISRDMIVVIQGLVILFAGALEYMFQPLLLRLFTRPSRSAKPATA
- a CDS encoding ABC transporter permease translates to MDLWQFLSLVADSVPSAIRLTVPLLFAALAGLFSERSGIFDIGLEGKILASAFAAASLAYVTGSPWAGLMGGIAVSIALALLHGFASITNRGNQIVSGVAINFIASGLTATLAIAWFKKGPQTPQLPESARFGNWTFAGVDQLDAIPGLGWLYHYVLSGHNALTYIAFLCVPLTWWIIYRTRFGLRLRAVGENPAAVDTAGISVTWLRYRALICAGILCGFSGAYLSIAQSSSFVKDMSAGKGYIALAALIFAKWRPVPVMFACLLFGFLDAMSIRLQGTPLPLIGTVPVQFFQALPYALTVILLAGFIGKAIPPKAGGVPYTKER
- a CDS encoding ABC transporter ATP-binding protein, whose product is MVQTPPPPAIELVAIDKSFGPVHANRNINLKVERGSIHGIIGENGAGKSTLMSILYGFYKADSGDILVGGRQVAINDSQDAIAAGIGMVHQHFMLVENFTVLENVMLGAEGGAVLAKGTAAARRGLKRLEADYALEVNPDAVIEELPVGLQQRVEILKALFRGADILILDEPTGVLTPAEADHLFRILKVLKEQGKTIILITHKLREIMAITDTVSVMRRGEMVATRKTAETTVEELAELMVGRRVLLRVDKGPAKPGDVLLSVKNLTVRDGRGVTMVDNVSFDVRAGEIVGIAGVAGNGQSELLEAIAGIRKASSGEVILRGEPTGVCSTADPADLRARKLAHVPEDRHHMGLVLPFEENENAILGYHGDEALLRGPFLSIDAMRNDANDKIEKYDIRPPNCRLKTSNFSGGNQQKIVLAREIERDPDVLIIGQPTRGVDIGAIEFIHRRIVEMRDAGKAILLVSVELDEIRALSDRILVMFAGRVVGEEAPDATEQALGLMMAGIGAREEEPA